In Trichoplusia ni isolate ovarian cell line Hi5 chromosome 17, tn1, whole genome shotgun sequence, the DNA window AGcttaatagtttattataattaccatCAGCATTGAAAACCCTCTGCAGAGCATAAGCCTCCCTTTGTTTATATCATTCTCCTGTCTCTTGCCTTTTGCATCCATCCTATTCCTGCTATATTGTTTGTCAGGAATCAGGGTTTCCCACCAAGTCCactatcatcatcagccttgcAAAAAACCACTGTTGGGCATATATCTGCTTTTCTTTTGGCCATTCTCCTTGTCTCTTGCCTTTCGCACCCTATTCCCGCTAACAAAGAAATCGGCCCAGTGGTTAGCgagtgaagaagtaacaaacatcaatacGAACAAGCtcagatactttcgcatttatcatttacaaacctattttatctatttcagGCAATTCCAAACCCTACGAAACGGACATTAGAGTTCAAAATGATGCGGCATCTAAGTCTAGCCTACAACGACCTCCACACACTACCTCAAGACATCTTCATATTTATGTCTGGACTGACTTATCTGGACCTAAGTGGGAACCCGTTAGCGTATATAGATCAAGTTACGATGGGCGCTATTTCTGAACTTAAGAATATGAGGGTAAGTTCTGTTTTAATGCGACTTTTGTGTCCACTTTGTTTGATCCACCCGCTATAGGTcggaaatgatcccacggggtcataaaatctggataaaaacaattctggttattttaagtgttaatttaggttatgaactatctgggtaccaaatttcgtcgaaatctgttcagtagtttttgcgtgaaagagtaacaaacatccatccattcAAACAGAGTttcgtttgtaatattagtctGTCTCCAGCCTTTATTTGCCGTTTTGTTCCAAATAGGCGTTAGTAAaccatcattaattttattaatgaatcagtctcacgacagttactataaaaaaaatcgatgacCATATTGCTGGAATGCATAAGGAGtgtaattacataaaaacttgaaaattttTCTCTCAGCATTTTATGTCAGCGAACCctgggaaaaaaatattgtttttaagtattatcATAAACGTTTTTTACGTCTTTTTGCTTGTAAAATACCTTTTCTAGAGATGCAATCTCCTTTTCAGGAGTTAAGATTAAGTGGATGCGAGTTGGAGAACCTTCCTGAGGGTTTTCTCCGCAGACACAGGAAGATACAGCGCCTGGACCTGAGTGATAACCGCTTCTCAATCATCCCATCGGCCTTGGCTGAAGCTCCAAGTCTGGTGTATCTGAACTTCGATAAGAATGCCTTGAAAATCATTGAGGCTAATAAGTAAGCTCTTCTTTTGActgataatgaaaatatatattcttttctttttatacataaaaatgaattgctgttcgttagtctcgctaaaattAGAGAACGGCTgagatacaaaaaaagaaacataaacataaacaataattaaatccattcatcaaaaaattcatcggcatcgctgccggctgggagtgtgcccaaaaggctggcagcattgccacgttgaatggcactGCTAATGGCAAGCTGTGGGACGAGCCGCTTTGCAGAGTAGTTCAGGACCATCTGATTTCTACTTCTGCCACTCCTGCGGAGCGGGCGCGCCTCCTGGCTGTGAGTGAGTGGGAGTCAGGTCTTTGGCTTTACGCACTACCGTCGTCGAATATAGGCACCTTGTTCGACGACACAACTTTGCGTCTCGCTGCTGCCTTAAGACTAGGTGCTTCATCTTGTTCTCCGCATCGCTGCCACTGTGGTGAAGTAGTCAACAGCCTCGGACACCACGGTCTATCATGCAGCCGTAGTGCAGGTCGCATGGCTCGTCACGCGAATATTATCCGTCGAGCTCTTGTTGCCGTCGGCGTACCTgctgtattagaacctaatggtttggtacgcgatgatggcaagagaccggacggTATGTCTTTGTTCCCTAGGAGgatgggtaggcctttagtgtgggacgccacttgtgtcgatactcttgcgccatctcaccttcccggtCCTTCGAgttgcgctggctctgctgccgcggctgctgaaaacctcaaacggcgcaaatatggtaatctagttggtagttacttctttgagccgtaaatgcggacaacatcacatacattgttctgaacccaaagtaagttgataaagcacttgtgttatggaattcagatacaacgatggtaccacaaacacccagacccgagacaatgtagaaatgtgaatttttacattgactcgaccggggatcgaacccgggacctcagagctagcgacaccttgaaaccggtgcgtacgccactcgaccacggagctggttttttattaaaaagtcataCATTTCTCGTATTCCAGTGCTATCACCAACCTGACCAAATTACAAGAGCTGAGTATGAGCAGGAACAGCAGGCTTCAGAATATAACGGCGGGTGGCCTCGGGGGTCTAAGTAGCCTGGTCGTGTTGAGACTGAACAATAATCCAAGGTTAACGTACTTGGACCCTGGCTTCCTGGTTTGGAAGAATGATGATGGAGAGGAAATGTGGCCGATGGTGAAAGAGGTTAGTGGagtttttggggttccgtactcaaaggattaaaatagaaccctattatttgtttgtcaccaggatgtatctcatgaaccacaACTAAACTAGACAGTAGACCTTTTCaaagattttgtatttctattgccgctacaacaacaaattattcaagatcaaggttaagcaacactTGTTtcggttataaatttgttgattgccagtttaactaaggggtaccgtgttgccctGGTAACTGGGGAGGTCGGATctaataggcagtcgctccttgtaaaagctgcatccggttagactggcagccgacctcaacataggaAAAGGCTAGTTAGATGATGACACCAGATCAACAAACGCCAAAATTCTATTTCCAGTTATACCTGAACAACAATAACCTCTCAGGCATCGACCCTCGCGTCCTGGACTGTTGGAACGATCTGGAGACAGGTGACTTCTCTGGGAACAGCTACTCCTGCGACTGCAATCAATGGATGGTGGATGTACTGGTCCCAGTGCTGAAGAACACACCAGCTAACGGAACCGTCAATAATATGGTGTAAGTGTCAACAGCGGAgttctttttgaaatattttttttagactgCGTGGTAATTGGACGACAATGCCacggcaatatggcgtcacatttttttaacatccggtttttaaatatttttcttttgtgtttgtttattttatttcatgaacaTGATTGAAGCCCTCATATTTTTGCAAGGCCTGAAAAAGGCCGTTAAGCTGAACTTCAATTACATGTATTTAACGATTGTACAACcttaacatgcaaataaatattttgagtttaaGTTTGAGAATATTAAATTGCGAAAGtatatgaatataaatgtatgtataaatgtTATCAAACGGCTAAACCTATTTAGATGACATTTAGTATATAGGTAGATGACACCTCGTATTAATaaataggctatattttatagAACTGCGTTAAAGGAGGATAATGTGAGTGCAGTTAAACGACACACGCGGGCGAAACCACGAGCAAAGTCTAGTTTATAGTATGACCAGGTCTATCTTCAAGAACATCAAAATGTCTGCTTTatggttttatatatttttaggtgCAAAAAGCCAGCAGACATGCGAGGGCTCACATTCTCACAACTATTTGACACATCAAGACTCCTGGTTTGTCCAGAATCGGAGAATATCTCAGAATTGTCAGCTCCAAACATGGCAATTTTATTGGGAATCATGATCGGTAAGTTGAATTTACCtattaatagaaattaataacTGCCTTAATCCTCTTCTCGCTGGGGGTTATAGTAACATTCAAGccactcaggacaagcattcgtggatcacaaaaacgcttgtcctacgcagggtcTAAACCTTGACACGACGCTCACAGTGGGTTTTGGTCGtgataacctcaaccactcggctatccgtgcagtccttTCCCAATTAatggccgatttttcaatcgccctATAACTTTTATGTGATGAATATGTTTGACGGTTAATACAGCTCTTGTGTAGGAAAAGTCAAAAGgccataatatatttattcctcagatagaagttaactgatgaatatttaatttaataatatttaatttcttgcacccaacgccatctagtctcaaactataAAAAACTTTTACTGACTGACCATGATTAcaagacaaaattaaatgatcatCGTTAGTCATAACTTACAACCTTATTTTCAGGTATCGTGGTTACGTTCCCAATAGTTCTCGTCCTGGTCTTATTATGGAGGAAGGGATACTTCAACAGTTCCAAATCATACTCAAGTCCAtacgacgatgatgatgaaatggaAAAACTGTGAAACTGATTATTTGAAGCTGATTCGAGAGGTAAGAAGAGAAACCaaattttcccacgtttttatacactcacttttcttgctttgtcgttccggttggatctttgtaattcaattttgaggcacttcccgataagctagcaggctggaattctcagggtagcttcaaacccaatgattttaaacctattaattttatttagcaaGAAAATCGGTCCAATACTTTTTGAAtgaaagcataaaaaatacttgacaattatttttctgataGGCGTTGCGAAATCGAAAACAAGACTAAGGGGGCACCCTGTATACTGTTCTAGGACAGCCTGTATAATATCCAAAAAGAGGACTATTAGCAGACAATATCACCCCGCGATAAgtacaaaaattgtaaataaataaatgatacctacattttgtattttatttctcaacATAAACACAATTGAATACACTTTATACTGCATtttctgtgtgtgtgtgtgtgtgtatgtgtgtaagATATCGTTGCTCATCATTCTGGTTTCCTGTCACTGCCGCAACACTGTGACATTTTGATCgctggatagtttttatctagAAAGAGAAAAGACACAACTTAATTGGCCTAATAGGCCATTCTGttaattattcattcattaGCAGATAAAAAACTTGCAAATGAGGCATTTATAAAGAGGTGTGTGAGAGAGAGTATGGGTGAGTGCATGTGAGCGTATATgagtttgtgagtgtgtgtgtgtgtgtgtgtgcgcaTGTGTGTGTAATTTGATTAAAGGAGTGTAATGTATTTGCCTCTATATTTATAAGGTGATGCCTACTTATATGATACAACGATTTAATCACGCATACAATTCGCCGACAATgcgctgcgtcagctcatgattaaggacaccggttgggtccgaaagtagtcaggcactcccgataaatacgcgagagtaaaccgaATTCtagaaatactttacctattttattattaatttgtaaaactgaaaatgttattaatagccctcctccaaattcttatttttgttatgcccgacagggcctaaaaaatgcaaaactaatgtatcttgtgtacctaccacctaagttcaaattgtggaatgcaataaacgtactGAGTATTGAGTTACATCATTTTAGTATTCATTGTGATCACTAAAGGTACTACAAAGAAAGGACTGGTTCtgctgtggaagcaagacagtgTGATACCTATAGttgctatctcgcttcctcaataGCAATTGTTTTACGAAATCTTGGTAGGTATAGACACGGATAACCATCATGCTGtctgtatttatatattaaaggtAAGTTTGAAAAAGAAACTGCTGATTTGAAAACTGCCTCCTTTTTGCAGTCGGGCAAGAGGAAGAATCAAACATCTACTTACTACTAGTGACTATGTTTCTCAGAAACTGTGGAGCAACGAATTTCTTTATCTTGTTTCGGTAGCATGCCagcctgaaaacaaaaatacaatagattatttaattttcacaaaagATAAATAGTTGTCCTGTCAGGTaggttatacaaaaatattgatttgtgtTATCCAAgcatgcttgttctgagtctggatgacATGTGTTTCAAGTGCTtgtcatttgaatgtttgtgaaaaccccaaGAAACCGTTGACAAACGGGGCAAGCTGGATTGAAAATAATGGAACCTAGAATTTTGCAAATTCATAGTGAACAAGCGTGATCAATGCTTAATCACTATTTATATGGAAACCGGTCCCAGCAGTGAGACATGATTTGGATCTACAGAAgttgaaatgaataaaatacttactcGCTTTTGGTAGGTCCAGCTAGTTTCATGACCTGGGCTCTCATGCATCGGTAGCTATGAGAAGTCTTGAAGTGTTTGCATCTGGAAGAAGTGTAAAGTATTATCTCaaagttcaattaaaaacaaggTTTAAGAAGAGTCGTACGCGAAACTGAGACGAAGACGAAATACGACagcgaaaaaatatatattatttttccaatattttttcttaaaacgtaggtgaggcctacgttcagcagtggacggcgataggctgagatgatgatgatgaa includes these proteins:
- the LOC113502462 gene encoding leucine-rich repeat neuronal protein 2-like; its protein translation is MSKFKFSVILVLLVCFKCCWTQIDEDLVSTTPGIENDVICTQCDCTDNLVNCSDQNITALFQDGDWDTLQDVIPLTVDLSFNKISKIYRFPILPIQVLNLSNCEIFSLEDGSFVNLHNLTALDLTRNKISTSAISKRTFFAIPNPTKRTLEFKMMRHLSLAYNDLHTLPQDIFIFMSGLTYLDLSGNPLAYIDQVTMGAISELKNMRELRLSGCELENLPEGFLRRHRKIQRLDLSDNRFSIIPSALAEAPSLVYLNFDKNALKIIEANNAITNLTKLQELSMSRNSRLQNITAGGLGGLSSLVVLRLNNNPRLTYLDPGFLVWKNDDGEEMWPMVKELYLNNNNLSGIDPRVLDCWNDLETGDFSGNSYSCDCNQWMVDVLVPVLKNTPANGTVNNMVCKKPADMRGLTFSQLFDTSRLLVCPESENISELSAPNMAILLGIMIGIVVTFPIVLVLVLLWRKGYFNSSKSYSSPYDDDDEMEKL